The region TCTGTTTGGTGATGCTTTCTCTTTCATCTGATTGAACAATGAAAAAGCCCGCCCCTGACAGGCGGGAAAACGGCAACTAAAACGGGTAGAACACATTGATGAAAGCGGGCTGAATGCCCGCTTTTTTGTTTTTGCAGAAAGGGATTGTCAGATGCGTTCGAAAATGGTCGCGATGCCCTGACCTAAACCGATACACATGGTCGCAACGCCAAACTGGACGTCGCGACGCTCCATCAGGTTCAGCAGCGTGGTGGAAATACGAGAGCCGGAACAGCCGAGCGGGTGACCGAGCGCAATGGCACCGCCGTTCAGGTTGACGCGATCCTCCATAGTTTCCAGCAGTCCCAAATCTTTCACACACGGCAAGGCTTGTGCGGCGAAGGCTTCGTTCAGTTCGAACAGACCGATGTCCTGCACGCTCAGTCCGGCGCGTTTCAGAGCCAGACGCGTTGCTGGCACCGGGCCATAACCCATAATGGACGGGTCGCAGCCCACCACCGCCATGGCGCGGATGCGGGCACGGGCTTTCAGACCTAAAGATTTGGCACGGGATTCACTCATCAGCAACATTGCCGATGCGCCGTCGGAGAGGGCAGAAGAAGTTCCCGCCGTGACAGTGCCATTCACCGGATCGAACGCCGGGCGTAAAGCTGCCAGTGTGGCGACCGTCGTTTCCGGGCGGATCACTTCGTCGAAATCATAACGGGTCAGAACGCCATCGGCGTTATGGCCTTCGGTCGGCACAATTTCGTTAGCGAAATGCCCGGCTACGGTGGCTGCATGAGCACGCTGATGTGAACGTGCGGCAAATTCATCCTGCATTTCACGGCTGATCTGGTGCATTTTTGCCAGCATTTCCGCCGTCAGTCCCATCATCCCTGCGGCTTTCGCTACGGTTTTGCTCAGCCCCGGATGGAAATCCACACCATGATTCATCGGCACATGACCCATATGTTCCACACCGCCGATCAGGCTGACCTGTGCGTCACCGACCATAATGGCGCGGGCGGCGTCATGCAGCGCCTGCATGGAAGAACCGCACAGACGGTTGACCGTAGTCGCGGGAACACTGTGCGGTATTTCCGCCAGCAGCGCCGCGTTACGGGCAATGTTGAAGCCTTGTTCCAGCGTCTGCTGGACGCAGCCCCAGTAAATATCATCAATATCTTTGGCGTTCAGCGCCGGATTACGGGCCAGTACGGCACGCATCAGATGCGCGGAGAGATCTTCAGCCCTGACATGGCGGAATGCGCCGCCTTTTGAACGGCCCATTGGCGTGCGGACTGCGTCAACAATGACT is a window of Rahnella aceris DNA encoding:
- the fadA gene encoding acetyl-CoA C-acyltransferase FadA is translated as MENVVIVDAVRTPMGRSKGGAFRHVRAEDLSAHLMRAVLARNPALNAKDIDDIYWGCVQQTLEQGFNIARNAALLAEIPHSVPATTVNRLCGSSMQALHDAARAIMVGDAQVSLIGGVEHMGHVPMNHGVDFHPGLSKTVAKAAGMMGLTAEMLAKMHQISREMQDEFAARSHQRAHAATVAGHFANEIVPTEGHNADGVLTRYDFDEVIRPETTVATLAALRPAFDPVNGTVTAGTSSALSDGASAMLLMSESRAKSLGLKARARIRAMAVVGCDPSIMGYGPVPATRLALKRAGLSVQDIGLFELNEAFAAQALPCVKDLGLLETMEDRVNLNGGAIALGHPLGCSGSRISTTLLNLMERRDVQFGVATMCIGLGQGIATIFERI